From Pseudarthrobacter equi, a single genomic window includes:
- a CDS encoding phosphoenolpyruvate carboxykinase (GTP) has product MGDLAQKPLLDEAPTTHAGLLAWVEEVAELTQPDRIYWVDGSEEENTRLTDELVAAGTLTRLNQDLFPNSFAAFSDPADVARVEEQTFICSENKRDAGFTNNWMAPTEMKEKLRGLFAGSMRGRTMYVIPFVMGHLDAEDPKFGVEITDSAYVVASMRIMARIGTDVLNRITETNAFFVPALHSLGAPLEQGQADVPWPCNPDKWIVHFPEERSIWSFGSGYGGNALLGKKCYALRIASVMARDEGWLAEHMLILKLTSPEQKTYYVSAAFPSACGKTNLALLDPTISGWKVETLGDDITWMRFGKEGELRAVNPEAGLFGVAPGTGWGTNPNAMRAIAKGNSIFTNVAMTDDGGVWWEGMTEETPAHLTDWQGNSWTPDSDKPAAHPNSRFCTPIDQIDMLAEEYNSPEGVELSAILFGGRRKTTIPLVTEARSWSNGIFMGSTLSSETTAAAAGAVGVVRRDPMAMLPFIGYDAGDYLNHWVNLSAKANPERLPKIFLVNWFRRNSEGGFAWPGFGDNARVLKWAIERLEGKADAVETPIGFVPTGEAIDLEGLDMTPAQVEEAVKVDPAEWATELASIEEWFDNFGGSLPQALQSELSGLKSRLA; this is encoded by the coding sequence ATGGGCGATCTGGCACAGAAGCCGCTGCTTGACGAAGCACCCACCACACATGCCGGACTGCTGGCATGGGTCGAAGAAGTTGCTGAGCTGACGCAGCCGGACCGCATCTACTGGGTTGACGGGTCCGAAGAGGAGAACACGCGCCTCACCGATGAACTCGTTGCCGCCGGCACGCTGACCAGGCTCAACCAGGACCTGTTCCCCAACTCCTTCGCAGCCTTCTCCGATCCGGCCGACGTCGCCCGGGTCGAGGAGCAGACCTTCATCTGCTCCGAGAACAAGCGCGACGCCGGCTTCACCAACAACTGGATGGCTCCTACGGAGATGAAGGAGAAGCTGCGCGGCCTCTTCGCTGGCTCCATGCGCGGCCGCACCATGTACGTCATCCCCTTCGTCATGGGCCACCTTGACGCGGAGGACCCCAAGTTCGGCGTCGAAATCACCGACAGCGCTTACGTTGTGGCCTCGATGCGCATCATGGCCCGCATCGGCACCGATGTCCTGAACCGCATCACCGAGACCAACGCCTTCTTCGTTCCGGCCCTGCACTCCCTGGGTGCGCCGCTGGAGCAGGGCCAGGCCGACGTGCCCTGGCCGTGCAACCCGGACAAGTGGATTGTCCACTTCCCGGAAGAGCGCTCCATCTGGTCGTTCGGCTCCGGTTACGGCGGCAACGCCCTGCTCGGCAAGAAGTGCTACGCCCTTCGCATCGCTTCCGTCATGGCCCGCGACGAGGGCTGGCTGGCCGAGCACATGCTCATCCTCAAGCTCACCTCGCCCGAGCAGAAGACGTACTACGTCTCCGCCGCCTTCCCGTCCGCCTGCGGCAAGACCAACCTTGCGCTGCTTGATCCCACCATCAGCGGCTGGAAGGTGGAGACCCTCGGCGACGACATCACCTGGATGCGTTTCGGCAAGGAAGGCGAGCTCCGCGCCGTTAACCCCGAAGCCGGCCTGTTCGGTGTGGCCCCCGGTACCGGCTGGGGCACCAACCCCAACGCCATGCGCGCCATCGCCAAGGGCAACAGCATCTTCACCAACGTTGCGATGACCGACGACGGCGGCGTGTGGTGGGAGGGTATGACCGAGGAAACCCCTGCGCACCTCACCGACTGGCAGGGCAACTCCTGGACGCCCGACTCGGACAAGCCCGCTGCGCACCCGAACTCCCGCTTCTGCACTCCGATCGACCAGATCGACATGCTCGCCGAGGAATACAACAGCCCCGAGGGCGTGGAGCTGTCCGCCATCCTGTTCGGCGGCCGCCGCAAGACCACCATCCCGCTGGTGACCGAGGCCCGCAGTTGGTCCAACGGCATCTTCATGGGCTCCACACTGTCCTCCGAAACCACTGCAGCTGCAGCCGGTGCGGTGGGCGTGGTCCGCCGCGACCCGATGGCCATGCTGCCCTTCATCGGCTACGACGCAGGCGACTACCTGAACCACTGGGTCAACCTGTCCGCCAAGGCCAACCCGGAACGGCTGCCCAAGATCTTCCTGGTCAACTGGTTCCGCCGGAACTCCGAAGGCGGCTTCGCCTGGCCCGGGTTCGGCGACAACGCCCGTGTCCTCAAGTGGGCCATCGAGCGCCTCGAGGGCAAGGCCGACGCCGTCGAAACACCCATCGGATTTGTACCCACCGGCGAGGCCATTGACCTCGAAGGCCTGGACATGACTCCCGCCCAGGTGGAGGAAGCCGTCAAGGTCGACCCCGCAGAATGGGCCACCGAGCTGGCCTCCATTGAGGAATGGTTCGACAACTTTGGCGGCTCGCTGCCGCAGGCGCTGCAGTCCGAGCTGAGCGGCCTGAAGTCCCGCCTGGCCTAG
- a CDS encoding dihydrolipoyl dehydrogenase family protein, protein MIPEPAGREYDVVIIGAGAAGENVADRVVKGGLTAVLVEAELVGGECSYWACMPSKALLRPGTALHGAQTTPGAKEAVTRTLDAKAILSRRNYFTSNWQDDGQVEWVKDSGIELIRGHAFLTVPRTVEVAGLDGTDHRLEARHAVVLATGSVPTQPPIDGLADVQVWSNREATSASEVPARLAVLGGGVAGTELAQAFARLGSAVTLIARSGLLGSFPEEAAGLVAAGLRADGVDLRLHTSTQRIGMDDDGAFSIELGDGSSITADKVLVSTGRHPALEGLGLESVGFGADADGRLLLETDNTGLVQAAQGDGGWLYAVGDAAGKNLYTHQGKYEARATGDAIAARAKGELDGRPADWSRFAQTANDHAVPGVVFTDPELATVGRSLQRARKDGYNVSSVELPIQVAGSSLHSENYEGWAQLVIDEDRKVLLGATFAGPDVAELLHAATIAVVGEVPLHRLWHAVPAYPTISEVWLRLLEKYGL, encoded by the coding sequence ATGATTCCTGAGCCTGCTGGGCGCGAGTATGACGTAGTAATAATCGGTGCCGGAGCTGCCGGCGAAAACGTGGCGGACCGTGTGGTCAAGGGCGGGCTCACCGCCGTACTCGTTGAGGCCGAACTGGTGGGCGGTGAATGCTCATACTGGGCCTGCATGCCGTCAAAGGCCCTGCTCCGGCCGGGCACCGCACTGCATGGGGCGCAGACGACACCCGGCGCCAAGGAAGCCGTCACCCGGACCCTGGATGCCAAAGCCATCCTGTCCCGGAGGAACTACTTCACGTCCAACTGGCAGGACGACGGACAAGTGGAATGGGTCAAGGATTCCGGCATCGAGCTGATCCGCGGCCATGCCTTCCTCACGGTGCCCAGGACTGTTGAGGTGGCAGGGCTGGACGGAACAGACCACCGGCTCGAGGCCAGGCACGCCGTGGTCCTGGCCACCGGATCGGTTCCCACCCAGCCGCCCATTGACGGGCTGGCGGACGTTCAGGTCTGGAGTAATCGGGAAGCCACCTCGGCCAGCGAGGTGCCGGCCCGGCTGGCAGTGCTGGGCGGCGGCGTGGCAGGAACCGAACTGGCCCAGGCCTTTGCCCGGCTGGGCTCCGCAGTAACGCTCATTGCGCGCAGCGGCCTGCTGGGAAGCTTCCCGGAAGAAGCCGCCGGGCTTGTTGCCGCCGGCCTGCGGGCTGACGGCGTGGACCTTCGCCTCCACACGTCCACGCAGCGGATCGGAATGGACGACGACGGGGCGTTCAGTATCGAGCTCGGCGACGGTTCCAGCATCACGGCAGATAAGGTCCTGGTCTCCACGGGCCGGCACCCCGCCCTTGAGGGACTTGGCCTGGAAAGCGTCGGTTTCGGCGCGGACGCGGACGGGCGGCTGCTCCTTGAAACGGACAACACCGGACTGGTGCAGGCCGCCCAGGGTGACGGCGGCTGGCTGTATGCAGTGGGCGATGCCGCGGGCAAGAACCTCTATACGCACCAGGGCAAATACGAGGCCCGCGCCACCGGGGACGCCATTGCAGCCCGCGCCAAGGGAGAACTGGATGGACGTCCGGCGGACTGGAGCCGCTTCGCCCAGACCGCCAACGATCACGCCGTCCCCGGGGTGGTCTTCACCGATCCGGAACTCGCAACGGTGGGCCGAAGTCTCCAGCGTGCCCGCAAGGACGGCTACAACGTCTCGTCAGTGGAGCTCCCCATCCAGGTTGCGGGGTCCTCCCTGCACTCCGAGAACTACGAGGGCTGGGCTCAGCTGGTCATCGACGAGGACCGGAAAGTCCTCCTGGGCGCCACTTTCGCCGGGCCGGACGTGGCCGAGCTCCTGCACGCGGCGACCATCGCCGTCGTGGGTGAAGTTCCGCTCCACCGGCTGTGGCATGCGGTCCCCGCCTACCCCACCATCAGCGAGGTGTGGCTGCGCCTGCTGGAGAAGTATGGGCTGTAG
- a CDS encoding SixA phosphatase family protein, translated as MSEHHLRRLVIMRHSKADWPGGVADHERPLEERGHREAPLAGKWLLKHNIVPDFILCSSALRTRQTCTWVCSELGDKAPTPKLEDGLYAASALRMLAVVNHVPDTVTTLMLISHLPGVQDLAMHLASRDSDHDAYMDAATRYPTSALTVLETEKSWAELDGQDARITRFKVPRAH; from the coding sequence ATGAGTGAGCACCATCTTCGCCGGCTTGTGATCATGCGGCACTCCAAGGCCGACTGGCCCGGCGGGGTGGCCGACCATGAGCGGCCCCTCGAGGAGCGAGGCCACCGGGAAGCGCCGCTGGCCGGGAAGTGGCTGCTCAAGCACAACATCGTCCCTGACTTCATCCTGTGCTCGAGTGCCCTGCGTACCCGCCAGACCTGCACCTGGGTGTGCTCGGAGCTGGGGGACAAGGCCCCTACGCCCAAGCTCGAGGACGGGCTGTATGCCGCCTCGGCCCTGCGTATGCTCGCCGTTGTCAACCACGTTCCGGACACCGTGACCACCCTGATGCTGATCTCGCACCTGCCGGGCGTCCAGGATTTGGCGATGCACCTGGCCTCCCGCGACTCTGACCACGACGCCTACATGGACGCCGCCACCCGCTATCCCACCAGCGCGCTGACGGTCCTGGAAACCGAAAAGTCGTGGGCCGAGCTGGACGGTCAGGACGCCCGCATCACCAGGTTCAAGGTTCCCCGGGCCCACTAG
- a CDS encoding EamA family transporter produces the protein MNLRNSLLAVLVAILWGLNFVAIDIGLHPGDRNVPPLLFVAMRFVLVVVPWIFFIRKPDVSWKAIIGVGLFMSAGQFGLLYLAMALGMPAGLASLVLQAQVLLTVLLAAVFLGERPGPRQLAGVVLGVAGLAVVAVGRSAVAPLLPFLIVLAAALSWAAGNVIARKARAASGLGLVVWSGAVVPLPLFALSLLVDGPGAVLGTLGHLQAPTLLSALYTAVFASLVGYGIWNRLLASHPSSAVVPFTLLVPVVGMATAWLVLAEIPTPTEIAGGLLLLAGVATAVVTFRRRPPQRPVVEPLPDFGDGRRAGVDGNLAGGRVPGAR, from the coding sequence GTGAACCTCCGTAACTCTCTCCTCGCCGTCCTCGTAGCCATCCTGTGGGGCCTGAATTTTGTGGCCATCGACATCGGGCTGCACCCGGGGGACCGTAACGTCCCGCCGCTCCTGTTCGTGGCGATGCGCTTCGTCCTGGTAGTGGTCCCGTGGATCTTTTTCATCCGCAAGCCGGACGTCAGCTGGAAGGCGATCATCGGCGTCGGCCTCTTCATGAGTGCCGGGCAGTTTGGACTCCTTTACCTGGCCATGGCGCTGGGAATGCCGGCAGGGCTCGCTTCGCTGGTGCTGCAGGCGCAGGTGCTCCTGACGGTCCTGCTGGCCGCCGTCTTCCTTGGTGAACGGCCGGGACCCCGCCAGCTTGCCGGGGTGGTCCTGGGCGTAGCGGGGCTGGCCGTCGTTGCCGTGGGCCGCAGCGCCGTGGCACCCCTGCTGCCCTTCCTCATCGTCCTCGCGGCCGCACTGTCCTGGGCCGCCGGGAACGTCATTGCCCGGAAGGCGCGGGCGGCCTCGGGGCTGGGCCTGGTGGTGTGGTCCGGCGCTGTAGTGCCGCTGCCCCTGTTCGCCCTGTCGCTGCTGGTGGACGGCCCCGGCGCGGTGCTGGGGACGCTCGGGCACCTGCAGGCGCCCACGCTGCTGAGCGCGCTGTACACGGCCGTGTTCGCCTCACTGGTGGGCTACGGAATCTGGAACCGGCTGCTGGCCAGCCACCCGTCGTCGGCCGTTGTTCCCTTCACCCTGCTGGTCCCGGTGGTGGGAATGGCCACGGCCTGGCTGGTCCTCGCGGAAATTCCCACGCCAACGGAAATTGCGGGCGGGCTGCTGCTCCTTGCAGGTGTGGCGACGGCGGTGGTGACCTTCAGGCGCAGGCCGCCTCAGCGGCCAGTGGTTGAGCCGTTGCCGGATTTCGGCGACGGGCGGCGGGCAGGCGTGGACGGCAACCTGGCCGGCGGCCGGGTCCCCGGGGCGCGCTGA
- a CDS encoding globin domain-containing protein produces MLSDKSRPVIEATLPLVGSRIGDITPKFYARLFAAHPELLDGLFSRSNQRNGSQQQALAGSIAAFATHLVNNPGTLPETVLSRIAHRHASLGITEPQYKVVYEHLFAAIAEDLAEVITPEIAEAWTEVYWLMADALIKLEKGLYAAQANGRMWAPWRVAAKTPAGVGSMTFTLEPADDTPITEALPGQYVSVKVQLPDGLRQVRQYSLSGEAGTSRSFTTKKDDGGEVSPVLHNNVQVGDILDISNPYGEITLKEGDGPVVLASAGIGCTPTASILRSLAETGSDRQVLVLHAESTLDSWALRGQMTDDVERLQGAELQLWLEQPVDGAKEGFMSLREVDLPADASLYLCGPLPFMKNIRNEAINAGIPATRIHYEVFGPDIWQAS; encoded by the coding sequence ATGCTCTCGGATAAATCCCGCCCCGTCATCGAAGCCACACTGCCGCTGGTGGGGTCACGGATCGGCGACATTACGCCCAAGTTCTACGCCCGCCTGTTCGCCGCACACCCGGAACTCCTCGACGGCCTCTTCAGCCGCTCCAACCAGCGCAACGGCAGCCAGCAGCAGGCCCTTGCCGGAAGCATCGCCGCTTTCGCCACCCACCTGGTCAACAACCCGGGCACCCTGCCGGAAACCGTCCTGTCCCGCATTGCCCACCGCCACGCTTCCCTCGGCATCACCGAACCGCAGTACAAGGTGGTCTACGAGCACCTGTTCGCAGCGATCGCCGAAGACCTGGCCGAGGTCATCACCCCGGAGATCGCAGAAGCCTGGACCGAGGTCTATTGGCTCATGGCAGACGCGCTTATCAAGCTGGAAAAAGGCCTGTACGCGGCCCAGGCCAACGGCAGGATGTGGGCGCCGTGGCGCGTGGCCGCAAAGACGCCGGCCGGCGTCGGATCCATGACGTTCACCCTGGAACCAGCCGACGACACCCCCATCACCGAAGCACTTCCGGGCCAGTACGTCAGCGTCAAGGTCCAGCTTCCGGACGGCCTGCGCCAGGTGCGCCAGTACTCCCTCTCGGGCGAAGCCGGCACCAGCCGCAGCTTCACCACCAAGAAGGACGACGGCGGTGAGGTTTCCCCCGTCCTGCACAACAATGTCCAGGTGGGCGACATTCTCGATATCTCGAACCCCTACGGCGAAATCACGCTCAAGGAAGGCGACGGCCCGGTGGTCCTGGCCTCCGCCGGCATCGGCTGCACCCCCACGGCCTCCATCCTGCGCTCGCTCGCCGAAACCGGCTCCGACCGCCAGGTCCTCGTGCTGCACGCAGAGAGCACCCTGGACAGCTGGGCCCTGCGCGGCCAGATGACGGACGACGTCGAGCGCCTGCAAGGTGCCGAGCTGCAGCTGTGGCTGGAGCAGCCGGTGGACGGTGCGAAGGAAGGATTCATGTCCTTGCGCGAGGTGGACCTTCCCGCCGATGCGTCCCTCTACCTGTGCGGTCCGCTGCCTTTCATGAAGAACATCCGCAACGAGGCCATCAACGCCGGCATCCCGGCAACCCGCATCCACTACGAAGTCTTCGGCCCGGACATCTGGCAGGCCAGCTGA
- a CDS encoding ABC transporter ATP-binding protein, whose translation MLSARQLSVKGRRDPLLPPTTLSVERGQLLLVAGDRQDQRTALALALSGRMKSTGGSVAWDGQQRTRQLRLASALVDSPGVNEPEEHLSVRDLVTEDLALVPRRYRGALLSGPWLKVNRFEDIAGLWTEQLDPARRLELLTALALANPHTDLLVVDSPDRHSADNAAWLPRLLELASDAGRPLAVVATVRALPPSWDGPSAVAGNDAVANVPVTETGEPIDGGQAARHEAASRDDALPEHPDEDEALNVDTRGHESRATPAHTGQPVRTDELETEVAK comes from the coding sequence TTGCTCTCAGCACGCCAGCTTTCCGTCAAAGGCCGCCGCGATCCCCTGCTCCCTCCCACCACGCTTTCCGTGGAGCGGGGACAGCTCCTGCTGGTGGCCGGTGACCGCCAGGACCAGCGCACGGCCCTTGCCCTTGCCCTTAGCGGGCGGATGAAATCCACCGGCGGCTCTGTCGCCTGGGACGGGCAACAGCGCACCCGGCAGCTGCGGCTGGCCAGCGCCCTGGTGGACTCCCCCGGCGTGAACGAGCCGGAGGAACACCTGAGCGTGCGCGACCTCGTGACGGAGGACCTTGCCCTGGTGCCGCGCCGCTACCGGGGTGCGCTGCTCAGCGGCCCGTGGCTCAAAGTGAACCGCTTCGAGGACATCGCAGGCCTCTGGACCGAACAGCTGGACCCCGCCCGGCGGCTGGAGCTGCTGACCGCCCTGGCTCTGGCCAACCCGCACACCGACCTCCTCGTGGTGGACTCTCCGGACAGGCACAGCGCGGACAACGCCGCTTGGCTGCCCCGACTGCTGGAATTGGCGTCCGACGCCGGAAGGCCGCTCGCGGTCGTCGCCACCGTGCGCGCCCTCCCGCCGTCGTGGGACGGCCCGTCCGCCGTGGCGGGCAACGATGCCGTGGCAAACGTGCCCGTGACGGAAACTGGTGAGCCGATCGATGGCGGGCAGGCTGCCCGCCACGAAGCTGCGTCCCGCGACGACGCGCTGCCGGAGCATCCGGACGAAGACGAAGCCCTCAACGTGGATACCCGCGGCCATGAAAGCCGGGCCACCCCCGCACACACCGGGCAGCCTGTCCGGACCGATGAACTCGAAACCGAGGTTGCCAAGTGA
- a CDS encoding TetR/AcrR family transcriptional regulator, translating to MGTHPLDVAKARRPARTTATRQKLFDASMALIGERGAANVTVDEIAAAAGVSKGTVYYNFGSKSELIAQLLRHGVDILKARLLGAADAGNPRSGRPGKGNKTGAEAGRSTGLGGDPSVSDGDPLVAMEAMIGQAMDFMAEYPSFARLWVSENWRIPSEWQGTFAVLRGELLEVVGQAVDNVAKAYPVDESVPRGSLETAIFGACFVVGLDRQTYNPERTRDQSVAAIMAIMRGYVLKDAHPRG from the coding sequence ATGGGCACCCACCCGTTGGACGTTGCGAAGGCGCGGCGGCCGGCCCGGACCACGGCCACCCGGCAGAAGCTGTTCGACGCCTCCATGGCACTGATCGGCGAGCGCGGGGCCGCAAACGTGACGGTGGACGAAATCGCCGCCGCCGCAGGGGTTTCGAAAGGTACGGTCTACTACAACTTCGGCAGCAAGTCTGAGCTGATCGCCCAGCTGTTGAGGCATGGTGTGGACATCCTGAAGGCCAGGCTGCTGGGAGCGGCCGACGCCGGGAACCCCCGTTCCGGGCGCCCGGGCAAGGGCAATAAGACCGGCGCCGAAGCCGGGCGTTCCACTGGTTTGGGAGGGGATCCTTCCGTTTCGGACGGCGACCCCCTGGTGGCCATGGAGGCGATGATCGGGCAGGCCATGGATTTCATGGCCGAGTACCCGTCCTTCGCCCGGCTGTGGGTGAGCGAGAACTGGCGCATCCCCAGCGAGTGGCAGGGCACCTTCGCGGTACTTCGCGGGGAGCTGCTGGAGGTGGTGGGGCAGGCCGTGGACAACGTGGCGAAAGCCTACCCGGTGGACGAGTCCGTACCCCGCGGGAGCCTTGAAACGGCCATCTTCGGTGCCTGCTTCGTGGTGGGCCTGGACCGGCAGACCTACAACCCCGAACGCACCCGTGACCAAAGCGTTGCGGCAATCATGGCCATCATGCGCGGCTACGTCCTGAAGGATGCGCACCCTCGGGGATGA
- a CDS encoding YhgE/Pip domain-containing protein, whose protein sequence is MTVIRLARSELKRMTGGLLPKLTILALTMVPLLYGAVYLYANWNPYGHLNNLDAALVVEDTGAGSSDGTRLEAGAKVADSLVEGNVFHWIPVESSAAADEGVSSGQYAFALKIPKDFSANLASPGSFDSASQAMLNVTTNDANNYLLSTIVDKLTTAVHTTVATEVGEETANQLLTGFGTIHTQMVKAADGAGQLADGVASLRDGTVTLHQGTTDLSSGASQLQAGQLKLRDGANQLTDGAGQLSSGLSVLKDKTGSLPTDSQTLASGAAQVAAGNAQLNTKVQDVATQLEAADQGLRARVVESNSRLVASGVLTQEQANAILADFDAAATSSPVAAAKAKLQSDAAQIQQLADGSEAVSVGAAQLAAATPALKDAIRQASSGADQLHTGAATLATGEQAALDGTSSLAAGAQKLDSGAAQLADGAGTAADGSRTLADEIGKGAGQVPNPDDAQKDNLSRVMADPVAVSNVSQAKANSYGAGLAPFFLTLALWIGIFMLVQAMRPITQRALASNAPSWKIALGGWLPFLAVSVVQASLLTLVVNLALGLNPAHPVMMWLFMLAAAMAFSALIQGIVALLGSPGKLVVLILLVLQLVSSGGTFPWQTTPQPLHVVHEILPMGYVVTGMRHLIYGADLSMILPTVAGLLGYTLLGTVMSTLAVRKNKYWTLKTLKPEIAV, encoded by the coding sequence GTGACAGTCATCCGGCTGGCCCGCTCCGAACTCAAGCGCATGACCGGCGGGCTGTTGCCCAAGCTGACCATCCTGGCGCTGACCATGGTCCCCCTCCTGTACGGGGCCGTCTACCTGTACGCCAACTGGAACCCCTACGGCCACCTGAACAACCTCGATGCCGCACTGGTGGTGGAGGATACGGGGGCCGGCAGCAGCGACGGTACCCGCCTGGAGGCCGGGGCGAAGGTGGCGGACAGCCTGGTGGAGGGCAACGTTTTCCACTGGATCCCGGTGGAAAGCTCCGCGGCAGCGGATGAGGGCGTCAGCAGCGGCCAGTATGCCTTTGCACTGAAGATCCCCAAGGACTTCTCCGCCAACCTGGCGTCCCCGGGCAGCTTCGATTCCGCGAGCCAGGCGATGCTCAACGTCACCACCAACGATGCGAACAACTACCTCCTCAGCACCATCGTGGACAAGCTGACCACTGCGGTTCACACCACGGTGGCCACCGAGGTGGGTGAGGAAACCGCGAACCAGCTGCTCACCGGCTTCGGAACCATCCACACCCAAATGGTGAAAGCAGCCGACGGCGCGGGGCAGCTGGCGGACGGCGTTGCCTCCCTCCGCGACGGTACCGTGACGCTGCACCAGGGAACCACGGATCTGAGCAGCGGAGCCTCCCAGCTCCAGGCGGGGCAGCTGAAGCTCCGGGACGGGGCCAACCAGCTCACCGACGGCGCCGGCCAGCTGAGCAGCGGGCTGTCGGTGTTGAAGGACAAGACGGGATCGCTCCCCACCGACTCGCAGACGCTTGCGTCCGGCGCCGCGCAGGTTGCCGCCGGGAACGCCCAGCTCAACACCAAGGTCCAGGATGTGGCAACGCAGCTGGAGGCGGCGGACCAGGGCCTGCGGGCACGGGTGGTGGAGTCGAACAGCAGGCTGGTGGCTTCTGGCGTCCTGACGCAGGAGCAGGCCAACGCCATCCTTGCCGACTTCGATGCCGCGGCCACGTCCAGCCCGGTGGCTGCTGCCAAGGCGAAGCTGCAGTCGGACGCTGCCCAGATCCAGCAGCTCGCCGACGGCTCCGAGGCCGTGAGCGTGGGCGCCGCGCAGCTGGCCGCCGCCACGCCCGCCCTGAAGGATGCCATCCGGCAGGCCTCCAGCGGCGCCGACCAGCTCCATACCGGTGCCGCCACGCTGGCCACCGGCGAACAGGCAGCACTGGACGGTACCTCCAGCCTGGCCGCGGGGGCCCAGAAGCTCGATTCCGGCGCTGCCCAGCTGGCCGACGGTGCCGGCACGGCCGCGGACGGTTCACGCACGCTGGCCGACGAGATCGGCAAGGGTGCGGGGCAGGTTCCCAACCCCGACGACGCCCAGAAGGACAACCTGTCCAGGGTCATGGCGGATCCTGTGGCGGTCAGCAACGTTTCGCAGGCCAAGGCCAACTCCTACGGCGCCGGGCTGGCACCGTTCTTCCTCACGCTGGCCCTGTGGATTGGCATTTTCATGCTGGTGCAGGCCATGCGCCCCATCACCCAGCGGGCGCTGGCCTCCAACGCCCCGTCCTGGAAGATCGCCCTGGGCGGCTGGCTCCCCTTCCTGGCTGTGTCCGTTGTGCAGGCATCCCTGCTGACCCTGGTGGTGAACCTCGCCCTGGGCCTGAACCCCGCGCACCCGGTGATGATGTGGCTATTCATGCTGGCGGCGGCCATGGCGTTCAGCGCCCTGATCCAGGGGATCGTTGCGCTGCTGGGCTCCCCCGGCAAGCTGGTGGTGCTCATCCTGCTGGTGCTCCAGCTCGTGTCCTCGGGAGGCACCTTCCCCTGGCAAACCACACCGCAGCCCCTGCATGTGGTGCACGAGATCCTTCCCATGGGGTACGTGGTGACCGGAATGAGGCACCTGATCTACGGGGCGGACCTGTCCATGATCCTGCCCACCGTGGCCGGGCTCCTGGGCTACACCCTGCTGGGTACCGTGATGTCCACGCTGGCGGTACGCAAGAACAAGTACTGGACCCTGAAGACGCTCAAGCCGGAGATTGCCGTATGA
- a CDS encoding LysR family transcriptional regulator yields the protein MIDIGSLRALAAIEQYRSVIAASEAMGFSPSAVSQQVKKLEKEAGFAVLERRGRGVLLTERGVALAAYGRRILAELEELQSTLLADPAKPSGQLRVVAFSTACRGLVGPLLGKLAATESDLDVSVLAEDPREAVARVANGEADLGLVHNWNSVPLVIPEHLSLEWLSEDIADVLVHSSHPLARRSGVTPADLVDEQWISTPHGAICNEALLRIFADLGRVPDIKVYDPDFATHVALVEQAAVVALVPRLGRPALPEGVIAVPVTDPVQARQVGIVHRRTMTASPGIRYVSELLREIAASGPGEP from the coding sequence ATGATTGACATCGGCTCACTTCGGGCCCTGGCCGCGATCGAACAGTACCGTTCCGTCATTGCAGCCTCCGAAGCCATGGGGTTCAGCCCCTCGGCCGTCTCCCAGCAGGTTAAGAAGCTGGAGAAGGAAGCCGGCTTTGCCGTGCTGGAACGCCGGGGACGGGGCGTGCTGCTCACTGAACGCGGCGTGGCGCTCGCTGCATACGGGCGGCGCATCCTGGCCGAACTCGAAGAACTCCAGTCAACCCTGCTGGCGGATCCGGCCAAGCCCAGCGGGCAGTTGCGGGTGGTGGCGTTCTCTACTGCGTGCCGCGGCCTGGTGGGGCCGTTGCTGGGCAAGCTCGCCGCCACCGAAAGCGACCTGGACGTCAGCGTGCTCGCCGAAGACCCACGCGAGGCCGTGGCCCGCGTGGCCAACGGCGAGGCGGACCTGGGCCTGGTGCACAACTGGAACTCCGTGCCCCTCGTGATCCCGGAGCATCTGTCCCTGGAGTGGCTGTCCGAGGACATAGCCGACGTCCTGGTTCACAGCAGCCATCCGCTGGCACGGCGCTCCGGCGTCACGCCGGCGGACCTGGTGGATGAGCAGTGGATCAGCACCCCGCACGGGGCCATCTGCAACGAAGCACTGCTGAGGATCTTCGCCGATCTTGGCCGGGTTCCCGACATCAAGGTCTACGACCCCGATTTCGCCACCCACGTTGCCCTCGTGGAGCAGGCCGCCGTGGTGGCCCTGGTTCCGCGGCTGGGCCGTCCCGCGTTGCCTGAAGGGGTGATTGCGGTACCCGTCACGGACCCGGTCCAGGCGCGGCAGGTGGGCATTGTCCACCGCAGGACCATGACGGCCAGCCCCGGCATCCGTTACGTGTCGGAACTGCTGCGCGAGATCGCTGCTAGTGGGCCCGGGGAACCTTGA